The sequence ACTTTCTGCACTCCGTATAAAACCATGTTTTTCTCACTCCCTTTgcggtatttatttgaatttatcttTGTGATTAACGCACTTAGCACAGCATTACAAGCATATCGACTGTCGGTATTCTGGTACTACACAAGACCGGAGTATAAATAAATACAGCCACTCCGGATAAACACGTTTTATTAACGATATATTATAGAACAGTACGGGCACATTTAAAGCAAGTCAATAACAAACTTGTGAAAGCCATCAGCCTCGGAGAGATACTCGAGTTGGTAGGGTCGATAGTCGATATAAAGTCAATCGCGGCCATAACACAAAGTTACACTATGTTTACTTACGTAATGTTACATTACATACACTGATATTGGCAGTCAGCTGTGTTGACCGGCAATTGTTCAAAAATAGATGTTAAATGTGAGTTGTGTGAAGTTGTTGTGGAAGAATCGTTGAACAGATCCGAAGCAAAATGAATGCAATTTTTCGTGCCACGCGCATTTCGAGACAAATTATTTTCAAACCagcttattttgccacaaaaccggCATCACAACCAGATATTGAAAAACTAGTGAAAAACAATAAAGTAGTTGTTTTTATGAAAGGCATACCAGAAGAACCGCGGTGTGGTTTCAGCAACGCTGTCGTCCAGATTTTGAGGATGCATGGCGTCAAATACGATGCTCATGACGTACTTCAGA is a genomic window of Schistocerca gregaria isolate iqSchGreg1 chromosome 9, iqSchGreg1.2, whole genome shotgun sequence containing:
- the LOC126291745 gene encoding glutaredoxin-related protein 5, mitochondrial-like is translated as MNAIFRATRISRQIIFKPAYFATKPASQPDIEKLVKNNKVVVFMKGIPEEPRCGFSNAVVQILRMHGVKYDAHDVLQNEDLRQGIKEYSNWPTIPQVFINGEFVGGCDIMLQMHQNGELVEELRKAGVKSALLEKAQKDAAASDSGKGHSADK